The following proteins are co-located in the Blastopirellula sediminis genome:
- a CDS encoding Crp/Fnr family transcriptional regulator, producing the protein MTEKIWHLKNCRIFEQLSAAEIERLDACSRVRRFAKRSPIYLPAERADTVLLLASGRVKICHLTPEGKQSILAFIEPGELFGELSILDGEARDEYAEAVEASMIVSIPKEAMHELMESRPGLSIGVTKLIGLRRRRIERRVKNLLFLSNRDRLAHLLLELAESYGKRTDDGVELEIRLSHQDLANIVGSTRETVTVVLGELQNDGLVKVGRRRIVLRSLQRLAQSVQAPEPQIPEIHEAPAQEPSFRFGFGT; encoded by the coding sequence ATGACCGAGAAAATTTGGCACCTGAAGAACTGCCGTATCTTCGAGCAGTTGTCCGCCGCAGAAATCGAACGACTCGACGCTTGCTCACGTGTTCGCCGTTTCGCGAAGCGATCTCCGATTTACCTCCCCGCCGAACGTGCGGATACGGTACTTCTGCTCGCCTCCGGACGCGTGAAAATCTGCCACCTGACTCCTGAGGGAAAACAGTCGATCCTGGCCTTCATTGAGCCGGGCGAGCTATTCGGTGAATTGTCGATTCTCGACGGCGAAGCGCGTGACGAATACGCCGAAGCGGTCGAAGCGTCGATGATCGTTTCGATCCCGAAGGAAGCGATGCACGAGTTGATGGAATCGCGTCCCGGTCTATCGATCGGCGTGACTAAGCTGATCGGCCTGCGCCGCCGTCGCATCGAGCGTCGAGTGAAGAACCTTCTCTTCCTGTCGAACCGCGACCGCTTGGCCCATTTGCTGCTGGAATTAGCTGAAAGCTACGGCAAACGAACCGACGACGGCGTCGAGCTTGAAATTCGCTTGTCGCACCAAGATTTGGCGAACATCGTCGGCAGCACCCGCGAGACGGTGACCGTCGTGCTGGGCGAACTGCAGAATGACGGCCTGGTGAAAGTCGGTCGCCGCCGCATTGTCCTCCGTTCGCTGCAACGTCTGGCCCAAAGCGTTCAGGCTCCGGAACCGCAAATTCCAGAAATCCACGAAGCGCCGGCCCAGGAACCGAGCTTTCGGTTTGGCTTCGGCACGTGA
- a CDS encoding redox-sensing transcriptional repressor Rex, with protein MSKSKDKNKPTSDAVPKAVVSRLSLYLRELQRLQRDGVVTTSSTQLGQLLGFTDAQVRKDLAHFGHFGYPGVGYRCSELVSAIKLIIGTDRTWPVVLAGVGNLGRALLGHRGFSHQGFDIVAAVDSDPTKFGKTLDGIEIRPISQLPEIVVQHDVRLAIIAAPASAAQEVAERIVAAGIYGILNFAPITLHLPPEVAVSSVDLAIEMEQLSFAMTNLRPQSELLSGEEPSGD; from the coding sequence ATGAGCAAGTCGAAAGACAAGAACAAACCGACCTCCGACGCCGTTCCCAAGGCGGTCGTCAGTCGACTTAGCTTATATCTGCGAGAATTGCAGCGACTTCAGCGTGACGGAGTCGTTACGACTAGCAGTACGCAACTCGGCCAACTCCTTGGATTTACAGACGCCCAGGTTCGCAAGGATCTGGCCCATTTCGGGCACTTCGGCTATCCCGGCGTCGGCTATCGCTGCAGCGAGTTGGTCTCCGCCATCAAACTGATCATTGGAACGGACCGTACCTGGCCCGTCGTCTTGGCCGGCGTTGGTAACTTGGGACGAGCCCTACTCGGTCACCGCGGATTCAGCCACCAAGGCTTTGACATTGTCGCCGCAGTCGATTCCGACCCGACGAAATTCGGGAAGACGCTCGATGGAATCGAGATCCGTCCGATATCGCAGCTTCCCGAAATCGTCGTGCAGCATGACGTCCGTTTGGCGATAATTGCGGCGCCTGCGTCGGCTGCTCAAGAAGTGGCGGAGCGGATAGTCGCAGCCGGAATTTACGGCATTTTGAATTTCGCCCCGATCACGCTCCATTTACCGCCGGAAGTCGCGGTTTCCAGCGTTGATCTCGCGATTGAAATGGAACAATTGTCGTTTGCGATGACGAACCTGCGTCCGCAAAGCGAGCTCCTATCAGGGGAAGAGCCGTCTGGCGACTAA
- a CDS encoding type II secretion system protein → MSNKKHSGFTLIEVLIVVVILAVLAATVIPQFTDSTDDAKSSSVKFNLHTLRSQIQLYRAQHEGRLPSATLNELLIKTNVDSSSTGSPELGPYLSKLPVNSYTNSATVKTITAVPTSSDVTDTHGWLYNTTNGNIYINHEDMLAE, encoded by the coding sequence ATGTCCAACAAGAAACATTCTGGTTTCACGTTGATTGAAGTTCTGATCGTCGTCGTGATCCTGGCCGTGCTGGCCGCGACAGTGATTCCCCAATTCACCGACTCGACCGATGACGCCAAGTCAAGCAGCGTGAAATTCAACCTCCACACGCTTCGTTCGCAAATTCAGCTCTATCGCGCTCAGCACGAAGGTCGCCTCCCCAGCGCCACGCTGAATGAATTGCTGATCAAGACGAACGTCGACAGTTCCTCCACCGGCTCGCCGGAGCTTGGTCCCTACCTGTCGAAATTGCCGGTCAACTCGTACACCAATTCGGCGACCGTGAAGACGATCACCGCCGTTCCGACTTCGTCGGACGTCACCGATACCCACGGCTGGCTCTACAATACGACCAACGGAAACATTTACATCAACCACGAAGATATGCTGGCTGAGTAA